The following is a genomic window from Sinorhizobium fredii NGR234.
TATCAAAGTCGATTGGAGGCAAAAATGGCTGCAAACGCATATGTGCGCGCCCGCATTGAACCTTCGGTGAAGGATAGCGCCGCCTTGGTGCTCGATAGTCTCGGACTGACCACCTCGGATATCATCCGGATCGTTTTGACCAGGATCGCCCGAGATAAAGCTCTTCCCGTCGAGTTGACTCGACCGAACGCCAAAACAATCGCTGCGATGGAGGAAGCAAGAGCCATCAAGGCGGGTCACGGCAAGCATTTTGATACTGCTGGTGAGTTGTTTGAGTCACTCGAGGGACACAAGGTTGTCAAGTGATAAGAAACGAGCAAAGTCCGCTTCCAGCAAGCGGGCTTCGCTGCCGCGGCAATCAAGTCATACCAAGCAGTTTCAAAAAGATTGGGAGCGCCTTTCCAGGTCTGGCCGATATGACATGGTCGCACTGAAGAAAGTCCTGGGTTTGATCGTAGACAACGATGACCCTCTGCCGGCTGAGCTGAAAGACCACGAGCTGACGGGTGATTGGAAAGATCATCGAGAATGTCATATCGGCGGTGATTTTCTCCTCATCTACACGTTGGACGAAAGAAAGAACCTGGTTGTGTTCGTGGCCGCTGGGACACACGCCGAACTTTTTGAATGAAGCATTCGCTCAGACGGTCCCACGGACCTACCTCGGCCTAAACTCCAATCGTTCAGCCAGACGTCGCCTGTGCCGCAGCCGCCAACCGACGTATCAGGGCTATCGATGCCAATCCGATTCGATGCTAGAAATTGTGTTTTGATTCAGTAATTTAATTGGAGTTTGGTGGTTTTTTGCTGCCTAATGCCGTTCCATTGCACGTCCTCGAGAAGCTCCACATAGATCGGCGCCTCACCCCCGCTATGGGCCCTTGCCAGCCGGAAGGCGGCTTCCGGTTCCATTTCCTCGCCGGGAAAGATAACGTCATCCTTCGGCGGGTCGATGACCTGCCGTACATACCCCCGGATTTCATCGCCGTAGCGGTAGAGCTTGACAATGATTTGCGCCCGGAACCGGCTTGTCGCGCAGCAGTTGGATCAGCATGCGCATCTCTCCTCTCAAGGAGGCGGCGCTCTGTATCGCAACCCAAATGGGGAATAGATGTTCCCCCCCCGGGCTGCGATGTCTCGCGCTTGTCTATCGGTTAGGCCATTCCGGCCGGATCGCCGATCGGCAGAAGCGCCGGATCCGTCGGATCCTTGGTGTCCTCCGGCTTCTTGATCGGCGGATCGGGGGACTTCTCGAGGCCTCGATCCGGTCGGCCGGGGATTCCTTGCGGCTCTCTCGGCGTTTCGGCAGGGGCGGGGATCGGATCTTGCTTCGGCATTGGCGAACTCCTTTCGAAGAGACAACGACCATGGGAGACGATGGTTCCTGACCTTGCTTTCCTCGAATTGCGCGGGAAACCTTGGTCGGCGACCACGAGTATGCGCCGCATTGCCAGCGACCGGTCGGCTGACTCAGCCGACAGTCCGACTTCCCCAAATCCTATCCGAGCGAACTTCCCTAGAAGGCGCTGTTCGCCCAATCCTCGTGTCCGCAACGCACGCGGACAATGAAAATATCTTCGTCGGACTCGGTCTGGTAGATAACGAGTTGCGCCTTGAAGGTGGATGCGCATCGGCGCGATAACTCTTGGCGCTCACATGCGATGCGGGGGTTGGCCGCGATCAGAGCGGAGATACTGAAAAGCTCGTCATGACACCGTCTCGCCTGCGCGGCACCTAAAGAGGCGGACGCCTTCCTCGGCGATCACGATAATGTCTTCTTCTGCCGCGAGGGAAAGCCGAAATCCCATTATCGGGGGTTGCGCGGGGGTTCAGCCCGCGCTAGCGCCGCAGAGAAAAGTTCGTCCTTTGAGCGATTTCCAGCACCGCTTTTCAGTCCATCATCGACAAAGCGCTGCATTATGACAATCTTGTCATTCCGCTCTTGGTCCCTGCGGATGAGATCGCGCACATAGTCGCTGGCGTTCGCATAGCGGCCTGTTCGCGTCTGTGCTTCCACCCAATCCTTCATGGGGTCGGGCAAAGATACGTTCACCGTGGCCATGTCGGTCTCCATACCTACGACCAGAATGGCACGCTTTGGCAAAACTTTGTCAAATTCAGGCGTGTTCAGAAACCCACGAGCGTCCTTTCCGTTTCGGGAAGGAACTCCCTGACGCCCCATGATTGATCGAGGGTCTTAAAGCATGGCAACGCTATTCAGACTCCGCCTTCTTCCTGGCGGTCGCGGGCGGCTCCGTTGTCAGCTTGAACTTGGCCATTTCCGCCGATGTCAGATAGTGGAGCCGGTCCGGCGGCGTTTCGAGTGCGTTGATCCAGAGCCCGGCGCCTACCCCCATCGTGTCGAGATGGCGGGTCACTCGGGCCGTGGTGGATTGTGCTGCCGACATCGCTTGATCCGCCGTTTGCCGGCCGCTGCCGCCATTGAAGACCTGGTGCACGCCGACGATCGCATCCTTTTCGGCGACACGGCTCACGCCGCCCGCAAAGATGATCGGGCAGGAGGACGCGCAGAGCGCTCGCGAGGCCACCTTGGTCCCAAGCTTCCTTTCGCGGATCAGGCTCGAAATCGCCAAGGCGTCGTCCACCGAGCCGCCGGGAGAATTGAGCGCCACCGTCTTCACATATTCGCCACGCGCGGCAATCTCCTCTGCGAAGCGTGCGCTTGCGCCGGGATCGATCGTGCCTTCGGCGAGCAAGACGCCGCCGGATGCGAGTTCGAATGTCATCGGCCGCCGCAGCACTTCCTCCGGGCTTGCGGGCTGGACGCGCGGAGTGGTCGGCCCGCCTTCGGTCAGCGCCGGCGGCAGGAGGGGCCGGTTCTCATGGAATGGATCGAACGCTGGCAACTCGGCATTCATCGCCGTCAAGTCGCGCACGTCGACCAGCAGGAAGACCGTCGCAGCCGATAGCAGTGCGTAGAAGGCGCCGCGCATCAGCACGCCGTCGTCGAGCCGCATCAGCGCCTTGAAAGTGTCATCGATCCTCATGCGAGCGATCCTTTGCACGCGTTCTCGGGTCGAGATTGGTGATGTTGTTCAGTTCCTCCGCTTTGCTCTCGGCTTCCGCTTGCGTGACCATCTCTCCGAGATTGGCGCCATTCGCGGTTACCGCTCGCTGCACGTCCAGCGCTTGCAGAAGTTCGGCAGCCGTGATGCGCTCGGCAAAGGGCAGCTTCTCCTCCTGTTTGCGGATCGCCCCATGCACGGCAGCAAGAATGAAGACGAGCACGCCCGGCAGCAGATCGATGGAAATCGCTCCGGCCCAGGCCGGAATGAAATCGGCCGCATAGCGCAACACGGCCTCGGCGGAGGAAAGCGGGACGAAGCGCCGCTCCGCCACCGGCGTCCGGGCCAGGATTTCGTCGGCCGCTTCGGAGAGCACCTTGGACTGCGCCGCCACGGAGGCCCGCACCGTCTCCATCACCTGGTCCTGGCGGTTGACGAGGTCGGCATCGCCGCCATCGGCCACCGGTGCGATAAAGCCGAGCGACAGGTCGTCCGCGGCGCGGCGGATCGAAGGTGCAATCGAGGTCTGGCCCAACGAGGCGATGACGCCTGTGAGCGCCACAACTTCCGAGGAGAACTGGTCGGCACGCGGTTCGATCGCACCTGGTGCGGATACGAGCGTGCGCATCGTTTCGAGCCGCTTCTGCCCTTGGCCGAACAGCGTCGTCACCTGTTCGCGGGAGGCGTTGATGCCATTTTCGAGCTCCTTCGTCTGCGCTGACATTTGCGTCAGAAGCTGCACGACGCTTCCCGCTCCCGTAGTCCCGGTGAGCGCACCCGTCTGCCGCTCCGAAGCCGCAAGCTGGGCGAAGCGTTCGGAGGCACGCTGGATGTCGGGCAGCAGGCTCTGGGCGGCAAGGGCGTTCTGGTGCGCCTGATCGAGGTCGGCAGTATAGTCCTCCACCGTTTGCGCCAGATGTTGTTCGAGCGCGGCCGAACCGGCCAGCGCCGCCGCATTGAGCCAGCTTGACATGGCGATGATCATGGCGGCGCCCAAAGCCATTACGCCAAGCATCGCAGCCCGACCCGTATGGGTAATCACATGCGGATAGAAGCGGGCCATATAGGTCCAGAAGGCATAGATTCCGACGGAGACCGAGGCTGAATAGATCATCGCCGCGAAGAAGACCGCGGTCGCCGAGCCGTCGAGAATGCTGCGCACGCCGAGATAGGTATAGACGCCGGAGGCGAGCGCCAGCGCCGCAAGCGCAAAGCGCGTCATGGTTTCGACAGCCGCGACGCCGTCGTGCAAACGTTGGGATGCGCCGACTGCCATGGGGAAGATCTCCGCGAAGGAATGTATTCCTTAACTGAGAATTAAGAAGCGGGCGGAATAAAGGCCGCGGCCTACCACCAATGGCGTAACAGGTGTGGGACGTTACGTTCCGCTGGCGCCACTTCGGCGAGCCGGTATGTTCGCTTCTTCCACCTCCGGCATCCCTCGGATTGCCGACAAGCAGCCGGTCGCCTCGGAATAGCTCGTCAAACGGGCAAAATGAATCCGCCGCAACGCCTCACTGCTGCTGTCGCGCTTGACCGGGGCTGCCAGCTCGACACCTGGAATTGCCTGAATCCTTATCAACAGGCGTTCTCGCTCCTCGACGCTGACGTCGGCCCGGATCGTAAACAGGATGTCAGTCATCGTCCGAGTTCCCGGTGCGTAGGCCGCCAATCAGCTGCTTCAAGTTCAAACGACCATAGCCGAAGTCGGGCGTAAAGTCTTGGCCACCCATGGCCGGCACCTTGTCGGCACTCGAAGCCAGGGCGCTGCGGATCACCGCGGGATCTCTGGAGCCGCCATTTGCAATATAGAGTGCAGCAGCCGCAGCGACATGGGGAGACGCCATCGATGTTCCGGGCCATGCGTCATAATCCGTCTCGCGTATGTCTGGCTTTCCCTGCCGCCAGCGCCCGTCTGGACCTCTTTCCGCCCTCCAGCTCGTTTGACCCGGATAGGTCGGCAGCGTCGACCAGATAGCCTCGCCGGGAGCCGCGATCGTGATGTGGTTGCCTCGGTTGGAAAAGGTCGTGATCCGGTCCTGCAGGTTTGTCGCACCGACAGCGATGACGCCGGGTATCGCTGCGGGATAGGATACTGGGCTGCCTTCGCGCCGCTCGTTTCCCATCGCCGCAACGATGGTCGTTCCGTTCGCAAGCAATTCCTCGAATGCTGCACTCTCCGTCGGGTCGGGCGCGCCTGCGCCGCCGATCGACAGATTGATAATGTCGATACCCGCGTCCGCGCAATCGAGCAGTGCGCGCAGATACATCACGGGGTCGACGAAATAGGCAAATTCCGCAGTTCCATCCGGATAAGTCAAAAGGTCGGGGCGGTCGTCGAAAATCTTCCAGGCGTGAATCCTGCCCCTCGATATGCCGTTGATGCCGAGATCGTTGTTGATCGTCGCCGCAACGGTGCCTGCCACATGGGTGCCATGACCGACAAGATCCTGAGCGGAGCTTGCGGCAGGAAGGTCAGGGTGCTCATAGATAAATCCGCCAATCTGGTCCTTGAGGTCGGGATGCTCGGCGTCAATACCCGTATCGAGCACCGCGACCTTGACCCTGCTGGCGTCATCGAAGCCGGTTAAACGGCGCGCTTCATCCCATTTGATCTTGCGGAGGTTCCACATTGTATGGGCAGGTGGCGGCACGGCGGCAATTCGGCCAGGACCGGCGGGTGACGGTTTCCTGGACGAGGACCCGGCCGATTTTCGCGGAGACCTTGCCACGAGGTAACGCAGCGGCACCCGGGACACGGATGCAACTGTCGGATCGCCGGCGAGAGCCAGCTGAAGCTGCCGCAGATCGACGTCATTGGCCAACTCGACCAGGCTGGTGGCTCCGCCCGGTGTTCGTTCGTCCATGGCGGCGTTCATGTTCAGAGCAGGCGCCGACCATCCTTCTACGTCACTGCCAGGAACCCCAAGCACCTCGGGTTTTGCGCCGGCACCACGGGTCGGCCGTACCAGCATCCGGCTGGCATAGTGGGGCGCTTCCCGGGACAGAGGTGTAACGCGCTTCACCAGGCCGGCTCGCTCGTAATAGCACAAGGCCTGAAGGCCGCTGCTCAACGGCGTGCGCGCGGCCGCAAAGGTGGCTTCAAAGCTTGCCTGGCGCGGCTGGGGCCGCATGCGGACAAACAACGTTGCTGCATGGTAGGTAGCAAGCCCGGCGTTCCTGAACAACGGTCCCATCAGTCAAACCCTCCCGGCAACCTCGGAATTTTTCGACTTTCCGCATTCTCCGCGTGCCGGATGTCCCTTCGAATTCCGTACCTAAGAGGGCGCTGAATATTTACGCAATGCAGGGTGGTTTTCAACCGGGCACCGCAAGCGGGCTCACGGAAGCGTTTCAGATTGCGTTCGCGGTAGAGCCGCTTGCTGAAGCAGGGCTTCCACTTTCGATTGGATTTTGCCGGGATGTTGGGCCTGGCACCTTGCTCCTCGATCAGCGCGCGGATGCGGTCGGCATCGTATGCCTTGTCCGCGAGCACGATCATGTGCGGTCCAAGATGGTTGAGCAAGGTCCTCGGCGACCTGACCATCGTGCGCCTGACCAGCAGTCAAGGCGAGCCGGATCGGGAGCCCTTGCGCGTCAACGACGGCATGGATTTTTGTGGTGAGCCCACCGCGTGATCGGCCGAGACAATGATCTCGATCCCCCCTTTTTGCCGTCGCAGCCTGTTGATGCGCCCGTACGGAAGTGCTGTCTATCATCTGGATTTCGCCATCGTGTGCGGCGGTGATGGCATCCATCATCCTGTCCCACACACCCGCCTTTCGCCCTCGTACGAAGCGATTGTAGCAGGTCGTGCGCGGTCCGTAGCGCTCGGGCAGATCGCGCCACGGTGCGCCTGATCGCGCGATCCGGAAAAGTGCGCCGATGTCGCGCTTCTGACGCCGCTTTGCTTCGCCCGGCCGCAACCGCTCGAACGCCAGACCTGGCGCATCCGCCTATCCACCTCGGGGGTTCAGGCGCTCTGCGATTTTCCGAACCAACGTATTGGCTTTGCTGGAAAGATTTCTCCGCCGATCCGCCTATAGCGAATATGGCCTGGCGACGTTAGTCGAGTCGCTGATCGTCGCGCAAATTACTGAGAGCGGACGCACTCACACCGCTCCTGCCTTCCCTGACACGATCTCAAAATTTGCCGATTTTTGCTCGCATGCGCCTGGTAGGCTGGCTGTCAGCTCCCGATGCAACCCGCTTCGTGGCGATTGCGTTTGGCGCGGGCGACCACCGCACGCGCACCGAAGACCGGCTGCCACCGCCTGCGCTGTCAACAGCCGACGGAGTCCGGCTCGGCCTGCTTGAAGCCGTCGTCTGGCAAGGATCGCCGCATGCGCCATCACGCAAGCCATCCGCCCGCATATTCACAGAGCCTGCCACCGCAGCCCACCCACACTCGTCGAACGCCAAACAATCTCTTGCAGGAAGCACATGATTGAATCTCGCGCGGGACCGCTGGATCGATTCCCATCAAAGGAGATTTCTAACGGCTATTAAAATGACACGGTAACATGTCATTTTCACGTAAATGAAACGCAAACAGATCTATCACATTGACAAAATGCCGAGAAAAAGATATCTATACGTTTCAATACAAGGTCAAATGAAGCGCTTAGGTATCATTATGAGGCCGGAGTCGGAGATTTTATTTGAAATAGGGCACCTGTTGAAGAAGGCACGACTGGCCTCGGCGATGACGCAGGAACAGGTCTCCGACTTGGCAGGCATATCGCGCCCCCGTTATCGCGACATCGAGACGGGGATTGCTGCTGCGCGCGCAACAACACTGATGAATATCGCCCGCGCGCTGGGCCTCGAGATGATGCTGATCCCACAATCAATGGTTCCAGCAGTCGAGGCTTTGCTGCGCCCGCATGACGACGACGATCTCCCCGCGTTTATCTCCCGTCCCGACGATGACGATCATGGCTAAAATATTTCAGGCTCCCAAGGCCATCCCTTCGCTCGAGGTACTGCTGAACGATCTGAAGGTCGGCACGCTCGTCAGAACGCCCGGCGATTTCAATGCGTTCAACTTCGCCGACGCCTATCGCGCGACGGGTGGTTTCCCCGTGCTCAGCCTCTCGTTCCGGGCGGCGGCGGGAGGGTTGCGCAAGAATCCTAAGCCTCTTGCCAGCGCCCTGCCAGCCTTCTTCGCCAACCTTCTTCCCGAAGACAAACTGCGCGAGGCGATGGAAAAGCACCACGCAGGCAATGTACGCGCAGGCAACGATTTTGATCTGCTGGCCGCGCTCGGCGCGGACCTGCCGGGCGCTGTCCGCGTCGTGCCGAGCGATGGCAAGACGGCGATTAGCGAGGATGCCTCAAAGGACAAGCCGAAAGCGCGGTTTTCGCTAGCAGGCGTGCAGATGAAGCTCTCAGTCATGAAGAACACCGGCAAGGGTGGTGGTTTGACTTTGCCGATGGGAGACGAACATGGTCAGTACATCGCCAAGTTCCCTTCGACAGCGTTTCCTGGTGTTTCCGAAAACGAGTACGCCAACCTTGCACTGGCGGCAGCGATCGGCATGGAAGTGCCCGAACGAGAGCTTGTCGAGAAATCCGATTTCGACGGGATTCCCGAGGAATTCAACACGCTGTCGGAAGGCAAGGTCCTCCTGGTCAAACGCTTCGATCGTGGCGCCGGCGGCGAACGCATCCATATCGAGGATTTCGCCCAAGTCTTCGGCATCTATCCCTCGCGCAAATATGAGGCCGCCGCATACCACGATATAGCCTCCGCTCTGGTCGCTGCCGTCTCGCCCGCGGCCGCCCTCGAATTCGTGCGCCGACTGGCCCTGACGGTAATCACCGGCAATGGCGACATGCACCTCAAGAACTGGTCATTGATCTACCATGGCAATGGCGACAAGCCGGAGCTCGCGCCGATCTACGATGTCTTGTCGACCGTGCCCTATATTCCCGCTGACGCAATGGCGCTGTCGCTCGGAGGTGAGCGCTCCTTCAAGGCGCTCACCGCGCAGCGATGGAAGGTCTTTGCCAATCGTGCGAGGCTGCCGGAGCCTGCTGTACTCAAGGCGGTTACCGATATCGTTGAAAGCGTTAACGAGCATTGGTGGAGCCTTCCAGAACGGGCTGTCGTTCCGGAAAAGGTGCTTGAGCGGATCGACGAGCATTTGAGGGTGATGACGCCGATACTCAGCACTTGCGCCGACAAGTGAGATTGGAGTCCGAAGCGGCCGAAAAATTTGTCCCAGCTTACGCAGACCGACTTCCGGAACGAAGTCTTCGCGGCATAGTTCAGATGTCTAAAAAGATAAATAAAAGATTGACCGCCTCTTTTTAAGTAAGTTTTGATGGAGAAGAATCACCGTATCATGCGATGGAATTTATAATTGAATGCAAGAGAGTGAGCGACATTCTTGGTGCAGACGGGATGTTTCCTTTAGGAAGGAAGTCTTACTTTAGATTTAGAGCAAGTCGTGAAGGCTGCGACTTGCCTCATTGAAGTGATCTCGCCCCACTTCGTCGAGCCGGTATGTTTGCTTCTTCTACCTCGGGCATCTCTCTGATCACCGACAGGCAGTCAATCGCCTCGGAATGTCTCCTCAAACGTGCGAAATGGATCCATAGCAAAGCCTCGCTGCGGCTGTCACGTTTCACCGGGGCCGCCAGCTCGACACCTGGGATTGCTTGAAACCTGGTCAACAGGCGTTATCGCTCCTCGACGCTGACATCGGCCCGGCAGCTGCCGTAAACCGACGTCATTGGCCAACTCGACCAGGCTGGTGGCTCCGCCCGGCGTTCGCTCGTCGATGCGGCGTTCATGTTCAGAGCGGGCGCCGACTATCCTTCTATGTCACTGCCGGAGACCCCAAGCACCTCGGGTTTTGCGCCGGCGTTGCGGGTTGGCCGTACCAGCATCCGGCTGGAGGAATGGGGCGCTTCCCGCGACACAGGTGTAACGCGCTTCACCAGGCCGGCTCGCTCGTAATAGCACAGGGCCTGAAGACCGCTGCTCAGCGGCGTGCGTGCGGCCGCAAACGTGGCTTCGAGGCTTGCCTGGCGCGGCTGCGGCTTCATGCGGACAAACAACATTGCCTCATGATAAGTCGGTAGCCCGGCGTTCCTGAACAACGGCCCCATCGGCGCAATCCTCCCAATGAGTGTCTCAGACAATCTTTCTGAGATGTGGGTTTCCAGTTTTGCACCGAGCTCGGCGTCTGCCGCTATCTGATGCTTCCTACTTCGCAGTACCAGTTTCAGGTGCGAGCAATGAACCAGCTACGCTTAGCCAGCACCCACTCACCAGTGGAACTGGGTCGATCAGCGCCCATTCGCGGCATGGAATGCTGGGAAGTCGTTACTTTAAATAGCGTCTATTGGTTTACGCAATTCAGAGTGGATTTCAACCGAACTGCAAAACAGCTACTTAAGCGGCCGCGGGGCCCCGACAGCTTGCTGGTTCGAGATTCTCCAAAAGAAAAGGCTCGGTGTCTACCGTCTAAGGGCTGGTGGGCCAAGTACCCCGCATCCGGCCGTTCGTGCCTGTCACACTTGTTGGAGGTGGGGCTTAGTGAAGCGCCCAACGGAGCTTTCGAGGCGAGCAAGACACTTCTTGGCGCGCCCGGCACCGCCAGGCATTCATTGCCTCCGCCTCGGCAGTTGGCGAGAATAGGTATTCCAGAGATTCGCCGCTTTCAGCCTTGATCTCGACTTTGGCGGCCATGTCGACTTTGGCGCGTGTCGCGCCCGCGACGGCGATCTTCATCTGGTCCATGGTGCACATCCGCTAGAGATTTACGTGAATCGACCAACGATGCGGTGTCCCCAGTGAGGACACGGAAAAGAAGTTCTCCATTGAATGCTGCGGCCTCTGGAGCGATATTCCGCGTTTTTTCTATTATAGTGCGGAATTCCGCTTGCAAAGAATTCGCTGCTGTTGTCGTAGTGGCGACGATGCGCTTGCCGCGCGGTCGCTTGGCCGCCTAGGTGACACCGCAACAGCGCGGTTTCGTGGACCGTATGGGTGGTCTGTGGCGCGTCTGGATGGGGCGTCCAAATGGAGGCGACTGTCGCCCGCTGTGCTATCCTCTCTCATTGAGCGAGGGGCAAGATGAATTTCCGACGTGGCCTCTTTCGATTGTGACTGACCGTCTCTGCACTTTGGGTGCTGACACTGGTCGTCTACGTCGAAATTGAAGGACGTCGGCGAGACGTGACAGATGGAGGCTCCATCTTCGTCAGGGGCTGGGTAGCGATCACAGATGGCTGGAAAGCCGAGAAAGAGGTAGCAGCCACGAGGGAAAAGGCGGCTGCATCTGGAAGCCCGAGCGTTGTCGTGCCAGACGAGATTGGGAGCCGACTTCGAACTGGCTGGAATGCGGAGAAAGCGGCTTTGCTTTTCGGCGGTATCCTGCTAAAGCGGGTCGCGATTTTTAGGATTCAGGATTGAACGAAGCCGCTGACGCGGCATTTGGGGCATCTGATTTGCATGGTGTGCCCCTGTTTTGAAGGATTGGGCTGTTTGGCCCAACCTTTGAACAGGAGAGTATC
Proteins encoded in this region:
- a CDS encoding type II toxin-antitoxin system RelB/DinJ family antitoxin gives rise to the protein MAANAYVRARIEPSVKDSAALVLDSLGLTTSDIIRIVLTRIARDKALPVELTRPNAKTIAAMEEARAIKAGHGKHFDTAGELFESLEGHKVVK
- a CDS encoding type II toxin-antitoxin system YafQ family toxin yields the protein MSSDKKRAKSASSKRASLPRQSSHTKQFQKDWERLSRSGRYDMVALKKVLGLIVDNDDPLPAELKDHELTGDWKDHRECHIGGDFLLIYTLDERKNLVVFVAAGTHAELFE
- a CDS encoding type II toxin-antitoxin system ParD family antitoxin, translated to MATVNVSLPDPMKDWVEAQTRTGRYANASDYVRDLIRRDQERNDKIVIMQRFVDDGLKSGAGNRSKDELFSAALARAEPPRNPR
- a CDS encoding ATP-dependent Clp protease proteolytic subunit, producing MRIDDTFKALMRLDDGVLMRGAFYALLSAATVFLLVDVRDLTAMNAELPAFDPFHENRPLLPPALTEGGPTTPRVQPASPEEVLRRPMTFELASGGVLLAEGTIDPGASARFAEEIAARGEYVKTVALNSPGGSVDDALAISSLIRERKLGTKVASRALCASSCPIIFAGGVSRVAEKDAIVGVHQVFNGGSGRQTADQAMSAAQSTTARVTRHLDTMGVGAGLWINALETPPDRLHYLTSAEMAKFKLTTEPPATARKKAESE
- a CDS encoding S8 family peptidase, encoding MGPLFRNAGLATYHAATLFVRMRPQPRQASFEATFAAARTPLSSGLQALCYYERAGLVKRVTPLSREAPHYASRMLVRPTRGAGAKPEVLGVPGSDVEGWSAPALNMNAAMDERTPGGATSLVELANDVDLRQLQLALAGDPTVASVSRVPLRYLVARSPRKSAGSSSRKPSPAGPGRIAAVPPPAHTMWNLRKIKWDEARRLTGFDDASRVKVAVLDTGIDAEHPDLKDQIGGFIYEHPDLPAASSAQDLVGHGTHVAGTVAATINNDLGINGISRGRIHAWKIFDDRPDLLTYPDGTAEFAYFVDPVMYLRALLDCADAGIDIINLSIGGAGAPDPTESAAFEELLANGTTIVAAMGNERREGSPVSYPAAIPGVIAVGATNLQDRITTFSNRGNHITIAAPGEAIWSTLPTYPGQTSWRAERGPDGRWRQGKPDIRETDYDAWPGTSMASPHVAAAAALYIANGGSRDPAVIRSALASSADKVPAMGGQDFTPDFGYGRLNLKQLIGGLRTGNSDDD
- a CDS encoding helix-turn-helix domain-containing protein, which translates into the protein MKRLGIIMRPESEILFEIGHLLKKARLASAMTQEQVSDLAGISRPRYRDIETGIAAARATTLMNIARALGLEMMLIPQSMVPAVEALLRPHDDDDLPAFISRPDDDDHG
- a CDS encoding type II toxin-antitoxin system HipA family toxin, whose amino-acid sequence is MAKIFQAPKAIPSLEVLLNDLKVGTLVRTPGDFNAFNFADAYRATGGFPVLSLSFRAAAGGLRKNPKPLASALPAFFANLLPEDKLREAMEKHHAGNVRAGNDFDLLAALGADLPGAVRVVPSDGKTAISEDASKDKPKARFSLAGVQMKLSVMKNTGKGGGLTLPMGDEHGQYIAKFPSTAFPGVSENEYANLALAAAIGMEVPERELVEKSDFDGIPEEFNTLSEGKVLLVKRFDRGAGGERIHIEDFAQVFGIYPSRKYEAAAYHDIASALVAAVSPAAALEFVRRLALTVITGNGDMHLKNWSLIYHGNGDKPELAPIYDVLSTVPYIPADAMALSLGGERSFKALTAQRWKVFANRARLPEPAVLKAVTDIVESVNEHWWSLPERAVVPEKVLERIDEHLRVMTPILSTCADK